From Camelina sativa cultivar DH55 chromosome 20, Cs, whole genome shotgun sequence, the proteins below share one genomic window:
- the LOC109131105 gene encoding protein FAF-like, chloroplastic, which yields MMACGLSKSLGLSSSLKRQQGIVTILGGISSNTSSAPSLRRTFFADLSSKTWVSQNGFSPMKRISSSEKLRVPSSPPDDDEAEEVSRSGVDIWAQIQQDKNAKKDEETEPDQSDVWSSILSDKKKNESSNDTVPPPYVHPLMKRASSLSEKSLEICTESLGSETGCEGFSSYASSETGDAEIEIQEETSLVLNVTETKVEEDITESLVEVEAEQESPITVPIHTPCIELPRGSFPPPIRSLSSQSGSSLHMKTRRDNGRLVLEAVSMPTHNNFSAKRQDGRLLLTFAEVSDEPIEKEDETESEVQWFEEEEEEKEEEEDEAPVEFAYKPNGILYKLAQKPIPVTVHRLAHKPIGVPKRNARWPVTDEFNTKSDLSTPVVHSLPPRPRVAQLARSTKPPSTVDDTVGAACFNTCDYSWKSTNTEVFGPNTKTQFQAQNFVNTAIGVGHDGWINGCKERRRSLLSVEPFCIAT from the coding sequence ATGATGGCTTGTGGCTTAAGCAAGAGCCTTGGCTTGTCTTCTTCGTTGAAGAGACAGCAAGGCATAGTGACGATCCTTGgtggcatttcgtcgaacacttcATCTGCACCTTCACTCAGGAGGACCTTCTTCGCCGATTTGTCATCCAAGACTTGGGTTTCCCAAAATGGGTTTTCTCCTATGAAGAGGATCTCTTCCTCTGAGAAGCTTCGTGTTCCCTCTTCTCCTCCCGACGATGACGAAGCAGAGGAAGTATCAAGATCCGGGGTTGATATCTGGGCACAGATTCAACAAGACAAGAACGctaagaaagatgaagagaccGAACCGGATCAATCCGATGTCTGGAGTTCGATCTTGTccgacaagaagaagaatgaatcGAGCAACGACACGGTTCCTCCGCCGTACGTTCACCCTTTGATGAAACGTGCGAGTTCTTTGAGCGAGAAAAGCCTCGAGATTTGCACTGAGAGTCTCGGATCCGAGACGGGTTGCGAAGGCTTCTCTTCGTATGCATCCTCGGAGACTGGAGATGCTGAAATCGAGATTCAGGAGGAGACGAGTCTCGTTCTCAACGTGACGGAGACTAAGGTAGAAGAAGACATAACAGAGTCTTTGGTTGAAGTTGAAGCTGAGCAAGAATCACCAATCACGGTTCCGATTCACACACCTTGCATCGAGCTGCCACGAGGATCGTTTCCACCACCGATTCGTTCTCTTTCGAGCCAATCTGGTTCGTCTCTGCACATGAAAACTCGCCGCGACAATGGCCGATTGGTTCTTGAAGCTGTCTCTATGCCGACCCACAACAACTTCTCCGCGAAGCGCCAAGACGGACGCCTCCTCCTCACTTTTGCTGAAGTCAGCGACGAACCCATCGAGAAAGAGGATGAGACTGAATCGGAGGTTCAGTGGttcgaagaggaagaagaagagaaagaagaagaagaagatgaggcacCAGTCGAGTTTGCCTACAAGCCCAACGGGATTCTCTATAAGTTAGCACAAAAGCCCATTCCTGTGACTGTTCATAGGTTGGCCCATAAGCCCATTGGGGTACCAAAGAGAAACGCAAGGTGGCCTGTGACTGATGAATTCAACACCAAATCGGATCTCTCGACACCGGTGGTTCACTCTCTGCCGCCGAGGCCAAGGGTGGCTCAGCTTGCTAGGTCAACAAAACCGCCGTCCACGGTGGACGACACTGTAGGAGCTGCTTGCTTCAACACATGTGACTACTCTTGGAAGTCCACTAACACTGAAGTTTTTGGCCCAAACACAAAAACCCAATTCCAAGCCCAAAACTTTGTCAACACAGCAATTGGTGTTGGACATGACGGTTGGATTAATGGCTGCAAGGAACGTAGGAGGTCACTCTTGTCCGTTGAGCCATTTTGCATTGCCACTTAG
- the LOC104772429 gene encoding dnaJ homolog subfamily C member 8-like codes for MGEVKLEDDAILKSFLAEVGEVERDNEVVRILSCFKLNPFEHLNLSFDSSTDDVKRQYRKISLMVHPDKCKHPQAQEAFGALAKAQQLLLNDQERGYILTQVHAAKEELRMKRKKQLKKDTASKIKSLVDEGKHEHIFEQSEEFQRELKLKVREILTDQEWRRRKMAMRISEEEGRLKKDEAEQKEVWKKKREHEEQWEGTREKRVSSWRDFQKSGKKAKKGETRPPKLKTEDPNKSYVQRPVKKG; via the exons ATGGGAGAGGTGAAATTAGAAGACGATGCTATTCTTAAATCTTTCCTCGCAGAGGTCGGTGAAGTTGAGAGAGACAACGAAGTCGTCAG GATACTCTCATGCTTCAAACTGAACCCGTTTGAGCATCTTAACTTATCTTTCGATTCTTCCACGGATGACGTTAAAAGACAGTACAGAAAG ATATCTTTGATGGTTCACCCTGACAAATGCAAACATCCACAAGCACAGGAGGCTTTTGGAG CGTTGGCAAAAGCGCAACAACTACTGCTGAACGACCAAGAAAGAGGTTATATTCTCACCCAAGTCCATGCTGCGAAAG AAGAGCTTaggatgaagagaaagaaacagttAAAGAAAGATACCGCTTCTAAAATAAAGTCCTTGGTTGATGAG GGAAAGCATGAGCACATATTTGAGCAATCTGAAGAGTTTCAGAGGGAGCTTAAGTTAAAGGTCCGAGAGATATTAACAGACCAAGAGTGGCGTAGAAGAAAAATGGCGATGAGG ATATCAGAAGAAGAGGGAAGACTGAAGAAGGATGAAGCAGAACAAAAGGAGGTATGGAAGAAAAAGCGTGAGCATGAAGAACAGTGGGAAGGGACAAGAGAAAAAAGG GTGTCAAGCTGGAGAGACTTTCAGAAATCaggaaaaaag GCCAAAAAAGGAGAGACTCGTCCTCCAAAGTTAAAGACAGAGGATCCGAATAAATCGTACGTCCAAAGGCCAGTCAAAAAAGGCTGA